In Drosophila yakuba strain Tai18E2 chromosome X, Prin_Dyak_Tai18E2_2.1, whole genome shotgun sequence, a single genomic region encodes these proteins:
- the LOC6524325 gene encoding katanin p60 ATPase-containing subunit A-like 2: protein MTTQCFVFMQILTISEKHRLPGYQRQIVDQIAEAQNNPEHIPVVRAVFAEKPQMKTQGKYGVTATAAAQVLCEDVRNFSTRRRNILYLMHRYLVENGYYASAESLKTEGRLSDEYELCDNIDLDAMYLEYASFYNMKFGKYPKILKRMGAKIKVDVGGKAQEKPAAKELPKKAPPTDASLANWHIGVGAATQAALSNEQPLQIKKMETATESNGQESNACEIEHGHLGGDDVLFSSMDWQSLAELVKTSILQENIKIKWSDVCGNHRAIELIKEAVLTPIEFPQLFAHGLKPWRSLLLHGPPGSGKTLLAKALYSETHGQVTFFNITASIMVSKWRGESEKILRVLFHMAAKRAPSVIFFDEIESLTSKRDRATDHESSKRFKNELLQLLDGMEHALNGVFVLASTNLPWDIDEAFLRRFEKKLLVQLPNAAERSCLITRLLGSSISLNHRLLEQLVEISDQFTGDEIRLACKEISMHRVRCATKIGDRAAGIHKESPADIEANVEKAFRQVRPLGQKLLAKHEQWQLENGS, encoded by the coding sequence ATGACAACCCAGTGTTTCGTTTTCATGCAAATACTAACTATTTCTGAGAAGCACAGACTGCCAGGATATCAGCGCCAGATAGTTGATCAAATTGCCGAGGCTCAAAACAACCCAGAGCACATTCCCGTTGTACGCGCAGTTTTCGCGGAAAAGCCTCAAATGAAGACTCAGGGAAAATATGGAGTGACGGCCACGGCGGCTGCCCAAGTTCTTTGCGAGGATGTGAGAAATTTTAGCACACGACGCCGCAATATTCTCTACCTAATGCACCGATATCTGGTAGAGAACGGATACTATGCGAGTGCCGAGTCCTTGAAAACCGAAGGACGTCTTTCCGACGAGTACGAACTGTGCGACAATATAGATCTGGATGCCATGTACCTGGAGTATGCCAGCTTTTACAACATGAAATTTGGTAAATACCCGAAAATCCTTAAAAGAATGGGAGCCAAAATCAAGGTGGACGTGGGTGGAAAGGCGCAGGAAAAGCCAGCGGCCAAGGAATTGCCTAAGAAAGCTCCTCCAACGGACGCTTCTCTGGCCAATTGGCACATTGGTGTCGGAGCAGCCACACAGGCTGCTTTGAGCAACGAACAGCCGTTGCAGATAAAGAAAATGGAAACGGCAACGGAATCGAATGGCCAGGAGTCGAATGCTTGTGAAATCGAACATGGTCATTTGGGCGGTGATGATGTACTGTTCTCCTCCATGGACTGGCAATCGCTGGCAGAATTGGTCAAGACTTCTATATTGCAGGAGAATATAAAGATCAAATGGTCGGATGTCTGTGGAAATCATCGAGCAATTGAGTTGATCAAGGAAGCTGTGCTAACGCCAATAGAGTTCCCCCAACTATTCGCACATGGCCTGAAACCATGGAGATCCTTGCTCCTCCACGGACCACCGGGCAGTGGGAAAACCCTACTGGCCAAGGCTTTGTATTCCGAGACACACGGTCAGGTGACCTTCTTCAATATAACTGCCAGCATAATGGTCAGCAAGTGGCGGGGAGAATCCGAGAAGATCCTGCGAGTGCTCTTCCACATGGCAGCAAAAAGGGCACCGTCGGTGATTTTCTTCGATGAAATCGAGAGCTTGACCTCGAAAAGGGACAGGGCCACAGATCACGAGAGTTCGAAGCGCTTTAAGAACGAACTCTTGCAGCTTTTGGACGGCATGGAGCACGCTCTGAACGGCGTTTTCGTCTTGGCCAGCACCAACTTGCCCTGGGACATTGATGAGGCCTTTTTGCGGCGCTTCGAGAAGAAACTGCTGGTTCAACTGCCCAATGCGGCGGAGAGAAGTTGCCTGATTACCCGACTTCTAGGCAGCAGCATATCCCTTAATCATCGACTTCTCGAGCAGCTAGTGGAGATCTCCGATCAGTTTACCGGTGACGAAATACGACTGGCTTGCAAGGAGATCAGCATGCATCGGGTGCGTTGTGCCACCAAGATTGGGGACCGAGCCGCCGGCATACATAAGGAATCCCCGGCAGACATCGAGGCCAATGTGGAGAAGGCCTTCCGGCAAGTGCGGCCTTTGGGCCAGAAGCTGTTGGCCAAGCACGAGCAGTGGCAGCTGGAAAACGGCTCCTAG